From one Humulus lupulus chromosome 8, drHumLupu1.1, whole genome shotgun sequence genomic stretch:
- the LOC133797768 gene encoding uncharacterized protein LOC133797768: protein MSSLWDWTKMEMFKGIVAPAVVMGMGLGLVVSWGYKAAIVAVRPPPPKICGSKGRPQITAPRVKLRDGRHLAYKEFGVPKQHVNYKIIFIHGFSSSRHTASLLSTDLSHRPEIIEELGVYVVGFDKPGYGESDPNPKQTVKSLALDIEELADNLGLGSKFYVLGNSMGGQAVWGCLKYIPHRLAGAGLMAPVINYRWPSLPAELSRECYYRQPKGDQWALRVAYYMPWLTYWWNTQTWLPSSTVISKSPINFSAQDLKIFNSSLSKMTPEKEKQKQQVTQQGEFESFHRSMMVGFGKWEFDPTDLKNPFPNNEGTVHLWQGEEDKLVPLELQRYIVDKLPWIHYHELPGAGHLFPSAHGVGETILKQFLIGDDDNHN from the exons ATGTCTTCTCTCTG gGATTGGACAAAGATGGAGATGTTTAAGGGGATTGTGGCTCCGGCAGTGGTGATGGGGATGGGGTTGGGGTTGGTGGTGTCATGGGGATACAAGGCAGCTATAGTAGCAGTGAGGCCACCACCACCAAAAATATGTGGGTCTAAAGGAAGGCCTCAAATCACAGCTCCAAGAGTCAAGTTAAGGGATGGAAGACATTTGGCTTACAAGGAATTTGGTGTCCCTAAACAACATGTCAAttacaagatcatcttcatccaTGGCTTCTCTTCCTCTAGACATACTGCATCACTTCTTTCCACTGATCTTTCTCATCGTCCG GAAATTATTGAAGAACTAGGTGTGTACGTGGTGGGATTTGACAAACCAGGGTATGGAGAAAGTGACCCCAATCCTAAACAAACAGTGAAGAGTTTGGCTTTGGATATTGAAGAGCTTGCTGATAATTTGGGACTTGGATCCAAATTCTATGTGCTTGGAAATTCCATGGGCGGCCAAGCTGTATGGGGCTGTCTCAAGTACATTCCTCATAG GCTTGCAGGAGCAGGACTAATGGCTCCTGTTATAAACTACCGGTGGCCATCATTGCCAGCTGAGTTGTCGAGAGAGTGCTATTACAGACAGCCCAAAGGAGACCAATGGGCACTAAGAGTTGCTTACTACATGCCATGGTTGACCTATTGGTGGAACACTCAAACTTGGTTACCGTCTTCCACCGTTATATCTAAAAGTCCTATCAATTTCTCTGCTCAAGATCTCAAAATTTTTAACAGCTCACTGTCAAAAATGACTCCAGAAAAGGAAAAGCAGAAG CAACAAGTGACACAACAAGGAGAATTTGAGTCATTCCATCGATCCATGATGGTTGGATTTGGGAAATGGGAATTTGACCCAACAGATCTAAAGAACCCTTTTCCCAACAATGAAGGAACAGTCCATCTATGGCAAGGGGAAGAAGATAAGCTTGTCCCATTGGAGCTTCAACGTTACATTGTTGATAAGCTTCCATGGATTCACTACCATGAGTTGCCTGGTGCTGGTCATCTTTTTCCGAGTGCTCATGGAGTGGGTGAAACTATCTTAAAGCAATTCTTAATTGGGGATGATGACAATCACAACTAA